The following proteins are co-located in the Silene latifolia isolate original U9 population chromosome 1, ASM4854445v1, whole genome shotgun sequence genome:
- the LOC141593548 gene encoding MOB kinase activator-like 1A, which yields MSLFGLGRNQRTFRPKKSAPSGSKGAQLRQIIDATLGSGNLREAVRLPPGEDLNEWLAVNTVDFFNQVNLLYGTLTEFCTAESCPTMTAGPKYEYRWADGVQIKKPIEVSAPKYVEYLMDWIESQLDDESIFPQKIGAPFPSNFRDVVKTIFKRLFRVYAHIYHSHFQKIISLKEEAHLNTCFKHFILFTFEFGLIDKKELAPLQELIESIVPY from the exons ATGAGTCTCTTTGGTCTTGGAAG GAACCAGCGAACATTTCGGCCAAAGAAGAGTGCCCCTTCTGGGAGTAAG GGGGCTCAATTGAGGCAGATTATTGATGCAACATTAGGCAGCGGGAATTTAAGGGAAGCTGTGCGACTTCCTCCAGGGGAGGACTTGAATGAATGGCTTGCCGTAAACA CTGTTGATTTCTTCAACCAGGTGAACCTGCTCTATGGTACTCTCACAGAGTTCTGTACAGCGGAGAGCTGTCCTACCATGACAGCAGGCCCCAA GTATGAATATCGATGGGCTGATGGCGTGCAAATCAAGAAACCTATTGAAGTTTCTGCTCCAAAATATGTTGAATACTTGATGGATTGGATTGAATCTCAGTTGGATGATGAATCCATATTCCCTCAGAAAATTG GGGCACCATTTCCCTCAAACTTTCGAGATGTTGTCAAGACAATCTTCAAACGGTTGTTTAGGGTTTATGCTCATATTTATCACTCGCACTTCCAGAAAATCATCAGTCTCAAGGAGGAGGCCCACTTGAATACTTGTTTCAAGCATTTCATACTATTCACCTTT GAATTTGGACTCATTGACAAGAAAGAGCTGGCTCCGCTTCAAGAACTCATAGAAT